The Oculatellaceae cyanobacterium genome has a window encoding:
- the nuoK gene encoding NADH-quinone oxidoreductase subunit NuoK, with product MHLQLQYFLLLAAALFCIGIYGLITSRNAVRVLMSIELMLNAVNLNLIAFSNYLDPQGIKGQVFAVFVLTVAAAEAAVGLAIVLSIYRNRETVDMEQFNLLKW from the coding sequence ATGCACCTACAACTTCAGTATTTCTTACTATTAGCTGCTGCTTTGTTCTGTATTGGCATTTATGGCTTGATTACTAGCCGTAATGCTGTGCGAGTGTTGATGTCAATTGAGTTGATGTTGAATGCGGTTAATCTTAATTTAATTGCTTTTTCTAACTACCTCGATCCTCAAGGAATTAAAGGTCAGGTGTTTGCAGTATTTGTGCTTACTGTAGCGGCGGCTGAGGCAGCAGTAGGTTTAGCAATTGTGTTGTCAATTTATCGCAACCGCGAAACAGTGGATATGGAGCAGTTTAATTTGCTGAAATGGTAA
- a CDS encoding ABC transporter permease: MAVASKSARKVKGEKYSTLGSKFLSQRSLSKLTIISLALIKSRNLKRAISLVLFFGIWQLLCVTQFNFFINFTFLPSPVEVWNATVEFFSGNAAVHITASIQRVLLGFGIAAILGVSLGILIGWFRQIEDLVFIPLELLRPIPAVAWIPLAILMFPNAESGMVYITFLGAFFPILISTIRGVESTDIVLLRVGQCLGAKQLQILKDIVVPGAMPNIASGLVIGMGNAWFCLVTAEILAGRFGVGYITWESYVTSNYPPIVMGMLLIGLMGLVSTLIVDLLTKLLMPWRVTKKQGV, translated from the coding sequence ATGGCTGTAGCTTCAAAATCAGCACGAAAGGTAAAAGGAGAAAAGTACAGTACACTGGGTAGCAAATTTTTGAGCCAGCGCTCCCTGTCAAAATTAACGATTATAAGTCTGGCACTAATCAAAAGTCGTAATTTAAAGCGTGCAATTTCCCTTGTTTTATTCTTTGGAATCTGGCAGCTTTTGTGCGTCACTCAGTTCAATTTCTTCATCAATTTTACCTTTTTACCCTCTCCAGTTGAAGTTTGGAATGCAACGGTTGAATTCTTTTCTGGCAATGCTGCTGTGCATATTACTGCCAGTATTCAACGAGTTTTATTAGGATTTGGGATTGCGGCTATTCTGGGCGTTAGCTTGGGCATCTTGATTGGCTGGTTTCGCCAAATTGAAGATTTGGTTTTTATTCCCTTGGAGTTGCTTAGACCAATTCCTGCCGTTGCATGGATACCGCTTGCAATTCTGATGTTTCCCAATGCAGAGTCAGGCATGGTGTACATCACCTTTCTGGGCGCATTCTTCCCAATCTTGATCAGCACAATTCGGGGAGTGGAAAGCACGGATATAGTTTTGCTGCGGGTAGGACAGTGTTTGGGGGCTAAACAGTTGCAAATTCTTAAAGATATTGTAGTGCCAGGAGCGATGCCTAACATTGCCAGTGGTTTAGTTATTGGTATGGGGAATGCCTGGTTTTGTCTGGTAACAGCCGAAATTCTAGCGGGTCGGTTTGGGGTAGGTTATATAACCTGGGAATCTTATGTGACATCGAATTATCCACCAATCGTGATGGGAATGCTGCTGATTGGTTTGATGGGTTTGGTAAGCACACTGATTGTGGATCTCTTGACGAAGTTGTTGATGCCTTGGCGAGTAACGAAAAAGCAGGGTGTTTAG
- a CDS encoding citrate synthase translates to MTLCEYKPGLEGIPAAQSSISYVDGQKGILEYRGIRIEELAEKSTFLETAYLLIWGILPTREELKQFEDDIRYHRRIKYRIRDMMKCFPETGHPMDALQASAAALGLFYSRRALANPNYIREAVVRLLAKIPTMVAAFQLMRKGNDPVRPRDDLDYAANFLYMLNEREPDPLAAHIFDVCLTLHAEHTINASTFSARVTASTLTDPYAVVASAVGTLAGPLHGGANEEVITMLEEIGSVENVRPWLDSSLERKTKIMGFGHRVYKVKDPRATFLQGLAEQLFEKFGHDKYYDIAIELEKAVEEKLGHKGIYPNVDFYSGLVYRKMGIPEDLFTPVFAIARVAGWLAHWKEQLDENRIYRPTQIYTGEHGNLYIPFEQR, encoded by the coding sequence ATGACTCTCTGCGAGTATAAACCAGGCTTAGAAGGTATTCCTGCTGCTCAATCCAGTATCAGCTATGTCGATGGACAGAAAGGTATTCTGGAATATCGAGGTATCCGTATTGAAGAACTCGCAGAAAAAAGTACCTTCCTGGAAACGGCATATTTGTTAATTTGGGGGATACTGCCGACTAGGGAAGAACTGAAACAATTTGAGGATGACATTCGCTATCATCGCCGGATTAAATATCGCATCCGTGACATGATGAAATGTTTTCCAGAAACAGGACACCCAATGGATGCTCTACAAGCTTCTGCTGCGGCTTTAGGCTTGTTTTATTCCCGTCGCGCTCTCGCTAACCCAAATTACATACGGGAAGCTGTGGTGAGGCTGCTGGCGAAGATTCCTACAATGGTAGCGGCGTTCCAATTAATGCGTAAGGGTAACGATCCGGTTCGTCCTCGTGATGATTTGGACTACGCGGCTAACTTTTTGTATATGCTCAACGAGCGAGAACCTGATCCCCTAGCCGCGCATATTTTTGATGTATGTCTCACGCTTCATGCAGAACATACAATTAATGCTTCAACTTTTTCTGCTAGAGTGACGGCTTCAACATTGACCGATCCTTATGCTGTAGTAGCGTCGGCGGTAGGAACTTTAGCTGGGCCGTTGCATGGTGGGGCTAATGAAGAAGTCATTACGATGCTAGAAGAAATTGGTTCAGTTGAGAATGTACGTCCTTGGCTGGATAGTAGCTTAGAACGCAAAACTAAAATTATGGGTTTTGGTCACCGCGTTTATAAGGTGAAAGATCCACGCGCGACTTTCCTGCAAGGTTTAGCTGAACAGTTGTTTGAGAAGTTTGGTCATGATAAGTACTATGACATTGCTATAGAGCTAGAAAAGGCAGTAGAGGAGAAATTAGGGCATAAAGGGATTTATCCTAATGTTGATTTCTACTCAGGTTTGGTTTACCGGAAAATGGGTATTCCTGAAGATTTGTTTACACCAGTATTTGCGATCGCACGGGTTGCTGGTTGGTTAGCTCACTGGAAAGAACAATTGGACGAAAACCGCATATATCGCCCTACCCAAATTTATACAGGTGAACACGGAAACCTTTATATTCCCTTTGAACAACGTTAG
- the sixA gene encoding phosphohistidine phosphatase SixA — MITELYLIRHGIAGEADSQVNDAERQLTAKGHQKTKVVALRLYEIGVRFDLILTSPLVRSRQTADILYSVGLSSRIEESPYLAPGGDFSAWLSWLEKWRDTPTESLGELTSQRLRYPHDLKLSKKGNESQRALIQLALVGHQPDLGNWAEILLWGDAKQKIILKKAGVIGLTIPATTTPVAQSQLFLLTSPKRL, encoded by the coding sequence TTGATTACTGAACTGTACTTAATTCGTCATGGTATCGCAGGTGAGGCAGATAGCCAGGTTAACGATGCAGAACGCCAGCTTACGGCTAAAGGGCATCAGAAAACAAAAGTAGTGGCTCTCCGGCTGTATGAGATAGGTGTGCGGTTTGATTTGATTCTGACCAGTCCTTTAGTGCGATCGCGCCAAACCGCAGATATTCTTTACTCTGTTGGGCTTAGTTCGCGGATCGAAGAATCTCCCTACCTTGCTCCTGGCGGCGATTTTTCTGCTTGGTTGAGTTGGTTGGAAAAATGGCGCGATACTCCAACGGAGTCGCTAGGCGAACTGACAAGTCAGCGCTTGCGCTATCCCCATGATCTTAAACTCTCTAAAAAGGGTAATGAAAGCCAACGAGCCTTAATTCAGTTAGCTTTAGTAGGTCATCAACCTGATTTAGGAAATTGGGCAGAAATCTTACTTTGGGGCGATGCTAAACAAAAAATAATCCTAAAAAAAGCTGGAGTAATTGGTTTGACTATCCCAGCAACCACCACACCAGTCGCTCAAAGTCAACTGTTCTTATTGACTTCCCCTAAACGGCTATAG
- a CDS encoding NADH-quinone oxidoreductase subunit J, protein MNLAEGVQIVSFGLLAVMMLGAALGVVLFANIVYSAFLLGGVFISIAGLYLLLNADFVATAQVLIYVGAVNVLILFAIMLVNKREDFKPLRNRWIRQGATALVCAGLFTLLSTMVLVSPWSLAPAAILGQNTTVELGLHFFSDFLLPFELASVLLLMAMVGAIILARREFIPEEVLPDLNQPTSLTLQERPRELLTVGSGGKGDTTTQPIDTNA, encoded by the coding sequence GTGAATTTAGCAGAAGGGGTTCAGATTGTTTCGTTTGGCTTATTAGCAGTAATGATGCTTGGGGCAGCTTTAGGGGTAGTACTGTTTGCCAACATCGTTTACTCTGCCTTTTTGTTAGGCGGCGTGTTTATCAGCATTGCTGGTTTATACCTTTTGCTAAATGCTGACTTTGTAGCGACAGCACAAGTACTAATTTATGTTGGAGCGGTGAACGTTCTAATTTTATTTGCGATCATGCTTGTGAATAAGCGTGAAGATTTTAAACCGCTTCGCAATCGTTGGATACGTCAAGGGGCAACAGCTTTAGTTTGTGCAGGTTTGTTTACACTCTTAAGCACAATGGTATTGGTAAGCCCTTGGTCTTTGGCTCCTGCTGCAATTCTTGGTCAAAATACGACTGTGGAATTGGGTTTGCACTTCTTTAGTGACTTTTTACTACCTTTTGAGTTGGCTTCTGTATTGTTGTTGATGGCAATGGTAGGTGCAATTATTCTGGCACGTCGGGAATTTATTCCAGAGGAAGTTCTACCGGATCTTAATCAGCCTACAAGTTTAACTTTACAAGAAAGACCACGAGAACTATTGACTGTAGGTAGTGGTGGCAAAGGTGATACTACTACTCAACCTATAGATACAAATGCTTAG
- a CDS encoding 3-isopropylmalate dehydratase large subunit — protein sequence MGMTLTEKILARASGRSVVEPGDNIWVNVDLLMTHDVCGPGTIGVFKREFGADAKVWDTEKIVLIPDHYIFTADERANRNVDILRDFAKEQGIKYFYDITDRSDFKANPDYKGVCHIALAQEGHTRPGEVLFGTDSHTCNAGAFGQFATGIGNTDAGFIMGTGKLLIKVPATMRFVLNGEMPKYLLAKDLILQIIGDIGVSGATYRAMEFAGSTIQHLSMEDRMTLCNMAIEAGGKNGTVAPDETTFEYVRDRTNKPFEAVYTDADARFYSDRQYDVSQLEPVVAKPHSPDNRALARECRDVKIDRVYIGSCTGGKTSDFMYAAQVLKGQQVKVPTYIVPATQKVYEDLFTTKYDGKTLSEILLDAGCIEPAAPSCAACLGGPKDTFGRMNEPEICVSTTNRNFPGRMGNKEAGIYLASPYTAAASAITGYVTDPREFLC from the coding sequence ATGGGGATGACCCTAACTGAGAAAATTTTGGCTCGTGCCTCTGGTCGGTCTGTAGTCGAACCAGGGGACAATATTTGGGTAAATGTAGATTTATTAATGACCCATGATGTTTGTGGGCCTGGTACAATAGGTGTTTTCAAACGCGAGTTTGGAGCAGATGCTAAAGTTTGGGACACTGAAAAAATTGTTCTGATTCCCGACCACTATATCTTTACTGCTGACGAACGTGCTAACCGCAACGTTGATATTCTGCGGGACTTTGCCAAAGAACAAGGCATTAAATATTTCTACGACATTACCGACAGATCCGACTTTAAAGCTAACCCAGATTATAAGGGCGTTTGTCATATTGCCCTAGCACAAGAAGGTCACACCCGACCAGGGGAAGTACTATTTGGTACAGACTCCCACACTTGTAACGCGGGTGCTTTTGGTCAGTTTGCTACTGGTATTGGTAACACTGACGCTGGTTTCATTATGGGAACTGGCAAGTTGCTGATTAAAGTACCAGCAACTATGCGTTTTGTCCTCAATGGTGAAATGCCAAAATATCTGTTGGCGAAAGATTTAATTTTGCAAATTATTGGGGATATTGGTGTTTCTGGTGCTACTTATAGAGCAATGGAATTTGCTGGTAGCACTATCCAACATCTCTCGATGGAAGATCGGATGACGCTGTGTAATATGGCGATCGAAGCTGGTGGGAAAAATGGCACAGTTGCACCAGATGAAACAACATTTGAATATGTTCGCGATCGTACTAACAAGCCATTTGAAGCAGTCTATACTGATGCCGATGCTCGTTTCTATTCAGATAGGCAGTACGATGTCTCTCAATTAGAGCCTGTAGTTGCTAAACCACACTCTCCAGATAATCGCGCTTTAGCACGAGAATGCCGTGATGTCAAGATTGATCGCGTATATATTGGTTCCTGTACTGGTGGTAAAACTTCAGACTTTATGTATGCTGCCCAAGTTTTGAAGGGTCAGCAAGTTAAAGTTCCCACATATATAGTGCCAGCTACTCAGAAGGTTTACGAAGATTTGTTTACCACCAAGTACGATGGTAAAACTTTATCTGAGATTTTATTAGATGCTGGTTGTATCGAACCTGCTGCGCCTTCCTGCGCTGCTTGTTTAGGTGGGCCAAAAGATACTTTCGGGCGGATGAATGAGCCAGAAATTTGCGTTTCTACTACTAATCGTAATTTCCCTGGTCGGATGGGTAATAAGGAGGCGGGAATTTATCTAGCTTCACCTTACACAGCGGCAGCATCCGCTATTACGGGGTATGTCACCGATCCGCGTGAGTTTCTCTGCTAA
- the nuoH gene encoding NADH-quinone oxidoreductase subunit NuoH — translation MNPGIDLQGTFIKSLMDLGIPAGAAKAIWMPLPMFLMIIGATVGVLVVVWLERKISAAAQQRIGPEFAGPLGVLQPVADGLKLVFKEDIVPAKSDPWLFTLGPILVVIPVFLSFLIVPFGQNLVITDLNVGIFLWIALSSIAPIGLLMSGYASNNKYSLIGGLRAAAQSISYEIPLALSVLAIVMMSNSLSTLDIVNQQASYGILSWNVWRQPIGFIIFWIAALAECERLPFDLPEAEEELVAGYQTEYAGMKFGLFYIGSYVNLVLSAILVAVLYLGGWETPIPIELLGSWIGVSETSPWLQVIDAALGISMTVLKAYFLVFIAVLLRWTVPRVRIDQLLNLGWKFLLPVSLVNLLLTAALKLAFPFAFGG, via the coding sequence ATGAACCCAGGCATTGACCTACAAGGAACTTTTATCAAATCTTTGATGGATTTGGGCATCCCTGCTGGTGCTGCCAAAGCCATTTGGATGCCCCTGCCAATGTTTCTGATGATTATCGGTGCCACAGTCGGCGTTTTGGTAGTCGTTTGGCTAGAGCGAAAAATTTCTGCTGCTGCCCAACAGCGCATAGGCCCAGAATTTGCTGGCCCCTTGGGTGTCTTACAGCCAGTTGCCGATGGTCTAAAACTGGTGTTTAAAGAAGATATTGTTCCAGCAAAGTCTGACCCCTGGCTATTTACCTTGGGGCCAATTCTCGTCGTTATCCCTGTGTTCTTGTCCTTCTTAATTGTTCCTTTTGGACAGAACTTGGTAATTACAGATTTAAACGTCGGGATTTTCTTGTGGATTGCCCTGTCTAGCATTGCGCCAATTGGCTTGCTGATGTCTGGTTATGCTTCTAATAACAAATACTCCTTAATAGGAGGACTTAGAGCAGCAGCGCAGTCTATTAGTTATGAGATTCCCTTGGCGCTATCAGTGCTGGCGATTGTGATGATGTCTAACAGCCTCAGCACCCTTGATATCGTTAATCAGCAAGCAAGTTACGGCATTCTTAGCTGGAATGTATGGCGGCAACCTATTGGTTTTATTATCTTTTGGATTGCAGCCCTAGCAGAATGTGAACGACTCCCATTTGACCTTCCTGAAGCAGAAGAAGAACTGGTTGCTGGTTATCAGACTGAATACGCAGGGATGAAATTCGGTTTGTTTTACATTGGTTCTTACGTCAACTTGGTTTTATCTGCCATCTTAGTTGCGGTTTTGTACCTGGGTGGTTGGGAAACTCCCATTCCTATCGAACTGTTAGGTAGCTGGATTGGAGTTAGTGAAACAAGTCCCTGGTTGCAAGTAATTGATGCCGCGTTAGGTATCAGCATGACTGTACTAAAAGCATACTTTTTAGTATTTATAGCAGTATTGCTGCGTTGGACTGTACCTCGTGTCCGCATTGACCAATTGTTGAATTTAGGTTGGAAGTTTTTGCTACCAGTCTCTCTGGTAAACCTACTGTTAACTGCTGCTTTAAAGCTAGCTTTTCCCTTTGCCTTTGGTGGATAG
- a CDS encoding CFI-box-CTERM domain-containing protein, whose product MSFKLTNQVTDNSCSCFIATAAYSTSVHPDLDTFREFRDQKLMRNYLGKILVSLYYKISPAIAKYIEKQPSSQKTVPIYSVSHVTEVHQYFVYQALRF is encoded by the coding sequence ATGTCTTTTAAACTTACTAATCAAGTTACTGACAATAGTTGTTCTTGCTTTATAGCCACAGCAGCTTATTCAACATCTGTCCATCCAGATTTGGATACTTTTAGGGAATTTAGAGATCAGAAGCTAATGAGGAATTATCTTGGCAAGATATTGGTTTCTCTCTACTATAAAATCAGCCCTGCAATTGCTAAATACATAGAAAAACAACCATCAAGTCAAAAAACTGTACCAATATATAGCGTTTCCCATGTAACTGAGGTACACCAATATTTTGTATATCAAGCCTTGAGGTTTTGA
- the ndhI gene encoding NAD(P)H-quinone oxidoreductase subunit I, whose protein sequence is MKFLKQVGDYAKEAVQSARYIGEGLSVTFDHMRRRPVTVQYPYEKLIPSERFRGRIHFEFDKCISCEVCVRVCPINLPVVDWEFDKASKKKKLKHYSIDFGVCIFCGNCVEYCPTNCLSMTEEYEMSTYDRHELNYDNVALGRLPYKVTNDPMVTPLRELAYLPKGVTEPHDLPADVRRAGQRPEEIVEQMEKSK, encoded by the coding sequence ATCAAATTCCTGAAACAAGTTGGCGACTATGCCAAAGAAGCTGTACAATCAGCCCGCTATATTGGTGAGGGGTTATCTGTTACCTTCGACCATATGCGCCGTCGTCCGGTTACAGTACAGTATCCTTACGAAAAACTAATTCCTTCTGAACGCTTCCGGGGTCGGATTCACTTCGAGTTTGATAAGTGTATTTCCTGTGAAGTTTGCGTGCGTGTATGTCCCATCAACCTACCAGTTGTAGATTGGGAATTTGATAAAGCTTCTAAGAAGAAAAAGTTGAAGCACTATAGCATCGACTTTGGAGTTTGTATCTTTTGCGGCAACTGTGTAGAATACTGCCCTACTAACTGTCTATCTATGACAGAAGAGTATGAGATGTCCACCTACGACCGTCATGAATTGAATTATGACAACGTAGCATTGGGTCGCTTACCTTACAAAGTTACAAATGACCCAATGGTAACTCCTCTACGGGAATTGGCTTACCTGCCCAAAGGTGTGACTGAACCCCACGACTTACCAGCAGATGTTCGTCGTGCTGGTCAGCGCCCAGAGGAGATTGTGGAACAAATGGAGAAATCGAAGTAG
- a CDS encoding class I SAM-dependent methyltransferase: MSQKTNDHQLVSNLTPEERRIATRFNRQYRGEALELPEDVKTLPIYRDWATGNLDAKIASPFWEIQQPQKNQRCLDIGCGVSFLIYPWREWGAFFWGQDISSVARDALISRGPQLNSKLFKGVELGTARQLRYDDAQFDLVISTGWSCYYSLDYWQGAIKEVKRVLKPHSSFVFDVLNPEQPLALDWAVLETEMGAEVFLEPLADWEKLIKSAGGKINKQLSGELFELYKVTF; encoded by the coding sequence TTGTCTCAAAAAACTAACGATCACCAACTCGTCAGTAACCTGACACCAGAGGAGAGGCGTATTGCTACTCGCTTTAACCGACAATATCGGGGTGAAGCGTTAGAACTCCCTGAAGATGTAAAAACCTTACCAATTTATCGAGATTGGGCAACAGGGAATCTTGATGCCAAAATTGCTTCTCCTTTCTGGGAAATACAACAACCTCAAAAAAATCAGCGCTGTTTGGATATCGGCTGTGGTGTTAGCTTTCTAATCTATCCCTGGCGCGAATGGGGAGCTTTCTTTTGGGGTCAAGATATTAGTTCGGTCGCACGAGATGCCTTAATCAGCCGCGGCCCTCAACTGAACTCAAAGCTGTTCAAGGGTGTTGAGTTGGGGACTGCTCGACAGTTACGTTATGATGATGCCCAATTCGATTTGGTGATCTCTACAGGTTGGAGTTGCTACTATTCCCTTGATTACTGGCAAGGTGCGATCAAGGAAGTAAAGCGGGTACTCAAGCCTCATAGTTCTTTTGTTTTTGATGTTCTTAACCCGGAACAGCCGCTGGCGTTAGACTGGGCGGTATTAGAAACTGAGATGGGTGCAGAAGTTTTTTTAGAGCCTCTAGCAGACTGGGAAAAACTGATTAAGTCTGCTGGAGGCAAGATTAATAAACAATTGTCAGGAGAGTTGTTCGAGCTATATAAGGTCACTTTTTGA
- a CDS encoding ABC transporter substrate-binding protein, with translation MPIKLLSLKSVVFSLLVVSLAFTSACDNTSANTSGASSGKRVIRIAIGTQDQTINTVTGGAVIREEKLLEKYLPKTGKYQNVDYKIEWSSSTSAPPITNKMLANQIDIGSMADFPATINLTTFQKKGNGVKTVLVSSLAYSPDGAGNAVVVPSDTPYKKLADLKGKNISVPFGTSAHGMLLRALKNEGIDPKKDVTLVSQSPEVGGTSLRSRQIDAHADFVPYGELFPFRGFARKIYDGAQTGTPTFHGVVVRSDFAKENPEIVVAYLRAMLEANQRFREQPEALSGKLEKWTGVEKEIFYMFLGPSGIQKLDPRIQPYQITALKNSVTTLKQIGKLDASVNPDDVASWTDDSYLKQALKESNISEQDVAKLADNLVLGNDALTQEAIQAPKLAAQIWIKGEDKVLSFASIKNMLTKLQQIKSEGKTAAVVFVHDRDKGWKLFAQNSFYVWNSDQVSAFLLEKDAQAFADKAGAKVASFQELQQFYAKNTQSKDVAVAR, from the coding sequence ATGCCGATCAAACTATTGTCTTTAAAGAGTGTTGTTTTTTCTCTGCTAGTTGTTTCCTTAGCCTTTACCAGTGCTTGTGATAACACCTCTGCAAATACTTCAGGTGCTTCCTCTGGCAAAAGGGTAATTCGGATTGCGATCGGTACCCAAGATCAAACTATTAACACCGTGACAGGTGGTGCAGTCATCCGAGAAGAAAAGTTACTGGAGAAATATCTGCCAAAAACAGGGAAATATCAAAATGTTGATTACAAAATTGAGTGGTCTAGCTCAACCTCAGCTCCACCAATTACCAACAAAATGTTGGCGAATCAAATTGATATCGGCAGCATGGCGGACTTTCCGGCAACGATTAACCTGACGACCTTTCAGAAGAAAGGCAATGGCGTTAAGACTGTTTTGGTCTCATCTCTTGCCTACAGCCCTGATGGAGCCGGAAATGCTGTTGTTGTTCCAAGCGACACACCTTACAAAAAACTAGCAGACTTAAAGGGGAAAAACATTTCAGTTCCCTTCGGTACCTCGGCACATGGGATGCTGCTGCGGGCTCTGAAGAATGAAGGCATTGATCCAAAGAAAGACGTGACTTTAGTTAGTCAATCGCCAGAAGTAGGTGGCACCAGCCTGAGAAGCCGTCAAATTGATGCTCATGCGGATTTTGTACCCTATGGTGAGTTGTTTCCCTTTAGAGGCTTTGCTCGCAAGATTTACGATGGTGCACAAACGGGAACTCCAACCTTTCATGGAGTTGTAGTGCGATCGGACTTTGCGAAGGAAAATCCCGAAATTGTGGTGGCTTATCTCAGGGCAATGCTGGAGGCAAATCAGCGTTTCAGGGAACAACCAGAAGCCCTCTCAGGGAAGTTGGAGAAGTGGACGGGGGTTGAGAAAGAAATTTTTTATATGTTCCTTGGGCCATCGGGTATTCAAAAGCTCGATCCGAGAATTCAGCCCTACCAAATTACTGCGCTCAAAAATAGCGTAACGACGTTGAAGCAGATTGGAAAATTGGATGCCAGTGTGAATCCAGATGATGTTGCCAGTTGGACGGATGACAGTTACCTAAAACAAGCGCTTAAGGAGAGCAACATTAGCGAACAGGATGTGGCTAAGTTGGCAGATAATTTGGTTCTTGGCAATGATGCACTCACTCAAGAAGCGATTCAAGCTCCAAAACTAGCCGCTCAGATTTGGATAAAAGGAGAAGATAAAGTACTCAGTTTTGCCTCAATCAAGAATATGCTGACAAAGCTGCAACAGATCAAGTCTGAGGGCAAGACGGCGGCGGTAGTCTTTGTCCACGATCGCGACAAAGGCTGGAAATTATTCGCCCAAAATTCCTTCTATGTCTGGAATAGTGACCAAGTATCTGCGTTCTTACTAGAAAAAGATGCACAAGCATTTGCCGATAAAGCTGGAGCGAAGGTTGCAAGCTTCCAAGAGTTACAGCAGTTTTATGCCAAAAATACACAGTCAAAGGATGTAGCAGTTGCGCGATGA